A segment of the Leptolyngbya sp. NIES-3755 genome:
GTAATGTCAAACTCGTCGGGGGGAACCGTTAGCACCGCATCACGCTTGAGTAAATAGTAGATCGCTCGGACTTGTGGACCAAATACAATCTCATCTTGGTTGCGGAGATCGCACTGTTGTAGTTTGCGACCATTGATCAGGAGACCATTCGCGCTCGGTTTGCCTTTGAGATTACCATCGACAATGCGGTAATAATGCGTACCGTCTTCGTTGGGTAATTGAAGCAGGGTAGCGTGGCGACGAGAGACGAATTGGGAGACGAGACGGATATCGCATTTTGGATCGCGACCGATCGAATACACCGGAGCATCTAACACAAACTCCCGGCGACCTTTATCGTCTTCGATAATGATGAGGTGGTTTTGATGCGGTTCTGAGGGCATTGACACTCGAATTTAAGGGGTGGGTAAACAGTAAAGGATGGACTGACCTAGACAAGATAGATCGAGCTTTCTTGAAGGAACACAGTATGAGTACCGACATTGTTTGATACTCGTAAGGCTCGGAGCTTTATTGTAGTCAATCAAACCGATCAAAGATCAATTTAAACCTCA
Coding sequences within it:
- a CDS encoding FHA domain protein (similar to AA sequence:cyanobase_aa:LBDG_29650); this encodes MPSEPHQNHLIIIEDDKGRREFVLDAPVYSIGRDPKCDIRLVSQFVSRRHATLLQLPNEDGTHYYRIVDGNLKGKPSANGLLINGRKLQQCDLRNQDEIVFGPQVRAIYYLLKRDAVLTVPPDEFDITLISPNMVGDPEDDD